A region of Cygnus atratus isolate AKBS03 ecotype Queensland, Australia chromosome 33, CAtr_DNAZoo_HiC_assembly, whole genome shotgun sequence DNA encodes the following proteins:
- the LOC118260277 gene encoding C-type lectin domain family 9 member A-like isoform X1, with the protein MAVMLSLEENKNEDNDSVLENLFTAKSKHGRTASWKQYVPRIITGVGTALLISIIICECSQVVLWLCPVASAAGGGGGGEKKGARCMEGEPISNPAAPRTTPFFAPPAPFIYFSLGLSQRAYSCPRLWIGFEGKCFYFSEVERNWTSSRDDCHTRRASLAVIQSKEELEFALRYKGFPDHWIGLSRQNPSRRWEWEDGTKFNSSLFLVGGGEDFAFLNDQKVTSARSSGERHWICTKPQSRRP; encoded by the exons ATGGCTGTGATGCTGAGTCTGGAGGAGAACAAGAATGAGGACAACGACTCTGTGTTGGAGA ATCTTTTTACTGCTAAGAGTAAGCATGGAAGAACTGCGTCCTGGAAGCAATACGTGCCCAGAATCATCACTGGAGTAGGGACAGCGCTTTTAATCTCCATTATCATCTGTGAGTGTTCCCAGGTGGTTTTGTGGCTCTGCCCTGTGGCctcagctgcaggaggggggggggggggggaaaaaaagggggctCGGTGCATGGAGGGGGAGCCCATATCCAACCCAGCTGCCCCAAGGACTACCCCCTTCtttgctcctccagcccccttcatttatttttccttaggGCTCTCTCAGCGTGCGTATTCCTGCCCCCGTTTGTGGATCGGGTTCGAGGGGAAATGTTTCTACTTCTCTGAAGTGGAAAGGAACTGGACGTCGAGTCGGGATGACTGCCACACGCGCCGCGCCAGCTTGGCCGTGATCCAGTCCAAGGAGGAGCTG GAGTTCGCGCTGCGCTACAAAGGTTTTCCTGACCACTGGATCGGGCTGAGCCGCCAAAACCCGAGCCGGCGCTGGGAATGGGAAGATGGGACCAAATTCAACAGCTCGCT GTTTCTCGTCGGAGGAGGCGAGGACTTTGCTTTCTTGAACGACCAAAAAGTCACCAGCGCTCGCAGCAGCGGCGAGCGGCACTGGATCTGCACCAAGCCGCAGAGCAGGCGGCCGTGA
- the LOC118260277 gene encoding C-type lectin domain family 2 member B-like isoform X2 has protein sequence MAVMLSLEENKNEDNDSVLENLFTAKSKHGRTASWKQYVPRIITGVGTALLISIIIWLSQRAYSCPRLWIGFEGKCFYFSEVERNWTSSRDDCHTRRASLAVIQSKEELEFALRYKGFPDHWIGLSRQNPSRRWEWEDGTKFNSSLFLVGGGEDFAFLNDQKVTSARSSGERHWICTKPQSRRP, from the exons ATGGCTGTGATGCTGAGTCTGGAGGAGAACAAGAATGAGGACAACGACTCTGTGTTGGAGA ATCTTTTTACTGCTAAGAGTAAGCATGGAAGAACTGCGTCCTGGAAGCAATACGTGCCCAGAATCATCACTGGAGTAGGGACAGCGCTTTTAATCTCCATTATCATCT gGCTCTCTCAGCGTGCGTATTCCTGCCCCCGTTTGTGGATCGGGTTCGAGGGGAAATGTTTCTACTTCTCTGAAGTGGAAAGGAACTGGACGTCGAGTCGGGATGACTGCCACACGCGCCGCGCCAGCTTGGCCGTGATCCAGTCCAAGGAGGAGCTG GAGTTCGCGCTGCGCTACAAAGGTTTTCCTGACCACTGGATCGGGCTGAGCCGCCAAAACCCGAGCCGGCGCTGGGAATGGGAAGATGGGACCAAATTCAACAGCTCGCT GTTTCTCGTCGGAGGAGGCGAGGACTTTGCTTTCTTGAACGACCAAAAAGTCACCAGCGCTCGCAGCAGCGGCGAGCGGCACTGGATCTGCACCAAGCCGCAGAGCAGGCGGCCGTGA